A section of the Devosia rhizoryzae genome encodes:
- a CDS encoding GumC family protein gives MGSDIDLRGAFGFVQRQLRLILVLSIVVLTAAVVVVLSLTPIYTATTLVMVDPADKNVLAPQSSTGSVAAADARIEGEVLLARSDNVLLTVIEREGLVGNPEFNHQPGLVARFLSFLRLREPVDLDPDQVTQQALAKLARMTSVQRHRATYLLSISVASEDPDQAASLANAVAAAYIDTQLTAKVQSTMDARTKLLEQLDTARQDVVGSDGSFDRYVSQNLATIIDQTGNAELSRIKAELDRLGERRADEASELTALQKALGEQDFAALSSRLADPELTSLEAQRQVLLSAITEPSDEEARTAQLSSLDRELQSRATALIDGRRALVQEIQSDEASQSRNLRLAILSSALSSDTLTEIYDLQQRAELARQQYDQLQARSQQLQAEATLQLPDSRVVSPALRPADPSFPNTGIFLILAALSGLALGIGVAFIYENFIGGITTDEQLAALSRTSLALSIPRAKTQPSRGSVSDLILETPLSAFSEAIRRVRTNVDHQLTKKNFEGQNRAPVIAVTSTVPGEGKTTAALALAQSFALSGRKTLLVDCDLRRPGLHEHLGLAPAQGLIDALAADDPGAALKSAMVTDEDTKLLVLLGSHRSAGATDQLVTSRNFDKLIAGAARAFDVVILDTPPLGPVVDGLYIARKADAVIFLVQWASTSQQDVRRSLLALDGAIDDRNVLVPVLNRQEVAASSWHRRYAHYYSQELG, from the coding sequence ATGGGTAGCGATATCGACCTTCGTGGAGCATTTGGCTTCGTGCAGCGTCAGCTCCGCTTGATCCTCGTGTTGTCCATCGTCGTGTTGACCGCGGCTGTGGTGGTGGTGTTGAGCCTGACGCCGATCTACACGGCGACGACACTGGTCATGGTCGACCCTGCCGATAAGAACGTCTTGGCCCCGCAATCTTCAACCGGGAGCGTGGCGGCCGCGGACGCGCGGATCGAGGGCGAGGTCCTGCTGGCGCGCTCCGATAATGTGCTGCTGACGGTGATCGAGCGCGAAGGTCTCGTCGGCAATCCCGAATTCAACCACCAGCCCGGCCTCGTTGCCAGATTTCTGAGCTTCCTGCGCCTGCGTGAACCGGTTGACCTCGATCCGGATCAAGTCACGCAACAAGCCCTCGCCAAGCTTGCGCGAATGACGAGCGTTCAACGCCATCGCGCGACCTACCTCCTGTCCATTTCGGTTGCTTCGGAGGACCCTGACCAGGCGGCCAGCTTGGCCAATGCCGTGGCTGCTGCCTATATCGATACGCAGCTCACCGCCAAAGTCCAGAGCACCATGGACGCCCGCACCAAGCTGCTCGAACAACTCGACACAGCGCGGCAGGACGTCGTCGGTTCGGACGGATCTTTTGACCGCTACGTCAGCCAGAACTTGGCAACCATCATTGATCAAACCGGCAATGCCGAACTATCCCGAATCAAAGCCGAGCTTGATCGGCTAGGCGAGCGGCGCGCGGATGAGGCGTCGGAGCTGACGGCACTGCAAAAGGCGCTAGGCGAACAAGACTTCGCAGCACTCTCCAGCCGCCTGGCTGATCCAGAGTTAACCAGCCTCGAAGCGCAGCGTCAGGTCTTGTTGTCTGCAATTACAGAACCCTCGGACGAAGAGGCCCGAACTGCCCAACTCTCAAGTCTTGATCGTGAGCTTCAGTCCCGGGCCACCGCGCTCATCGATGGCCGTCGCGCTCTCGTGCAGGAAATCCAGTCAGATGAGGCCAGCCAATCGCGGAACTTGCGCCTGGCCATCCTTTCATCAGCTCTCTCCTCGGACACGCTGACCGAGATCTATGACCTGCAGCAGCGGGCAGAGCTGGCCCGTCAGCAGTATGACCAGCTGCAGGCGCGCTCCCAGCAACTGCAGGCCGAGGCCACCCTGCAACTGCCCGATAGCCGTGTTGTTTCCCCGGCTTTGCGCCCCGCTGATCCAAGTTTTCCAAACACCGGGATATTTCTCATTCTTGCTGCCTTGTCGGGCTTGGCCCTTGGGATCGGCGTCGCCTTTATCTACGAGAACTTCATTGGCGGCATCACCACCGACGAGCAGCTGGCGGCTTTGTCCAGAACCAGCCTGGCGCTGAGCATCCCGCGCGCAAAAACCCAGCCCAGCCGAGGCAGCGTTTCAGACCTTATCCTCGAAACTCCGTTGTCCGCTTTCTCCGAGGCCATTCGCCGAGTCCGGACCAATGTCGACCATCAGCTCACCAAGAAGAACTTCGAGGGACAAAACCGCGCGCCGGTGATTGCCGTTACGTCGACTGTTCCCGGCGAGGGCAAGACAACGGCGGCGTTAGCGCTCGCGCAGTCCTTTGCCCTTTCCGGACGCAAGACGCTCCTCGTCGATTGCGATCTGCGCCGGCCTGGACTGCACGAGCATCTTGGTCTGGCACCCGCGCAGGGCCTCATCGATGCACTCGCGGCCGATGATCCGGGCGCAGCGCTCAAGAGTGCCATGGTGACCGACGAAGACACCAAGCTCCTCGTGCTGCTCGGATCGCATCGCTCCGCTGGCGCCACGGATCAACTGGTCACCAGCCGCAATTTCGACAAGCTGATTGCCGGTGCAGCCCGTGCTTTCGACGTGGTCATCCTCGACACGCCGCCCCTGGGTCCGGTGGTCGATGGCCTTTACATCGCGCGCAAGGCCGATGCCGTGATCTTCCTTGTCCAGTGGGCCTCGACCAGCCAGCAGGACGTCCGTAGGTCCCTCCTGGCGCTGGATGGCGCGATCGATGATCGGAACGTGCTGGTGCCGGTCCTCAACCGGCAGGAAGTAGCAGCGTCTTCCTGGCACCGCCGCTACGCGCACTACTATTCTCAAGAACTCGGGTAA
- the fcl gene encoding GDP-L-fucose synthase, protein MFQLEGKRIWVTGHRGMVGGAIVRRLARENSEIVTIERSELDLRRQDQVEAFVSGERLDGVIIAAGKVGGILANDRAPAEFLYDNLLIEANVIDAAHRAGVEKLLFLGSSCIYPKNAAQPINEDALMTGALEPTNEWYALAKIAGVKLCQAYRKQYGCDFISAMPTNLYGPGDNFDLDSSHVLPALLRKAHIAKQNRDAALTLWGSGASRREFLHVDDCADALVLLLKSYSVAEPVNVGSGEDLSILELARLVSEVVGYRGAIVHDLSKPDGTPRKLLDIQKLLSMGWTPSITLREGIEATYRWFCDSHPEVRAA, encoded by the coding sequence ATGTTCCAGCTCGAGGGCAAGCGCATCTGGGTCACCGGCCATCGGGGCATGGTCGGGGGCGCTATCGTTCGGCGGCTGGCTCGTGAAAATAGCGAGATCGTCACCATTGAGAGGTCCGAGCTCGACCTCAGGCGGCAGGACCAGGTGGAAGCGTTTGTGTCTGGCGAGCGGCTCGACGGGGTGATCATCGCTGCCGGTAAGGTGGGCGGCATCCTCGCCAATGATCGCGCACCGGCTGAGTTCTTGTATGACAATCTCCTTATCGAAGCCAATGTCATCGATGCAGCGCATCGGGCTGGCGTCGAGAAGCTGTTGTTCTTGGGTTCTTCCTGCATCTACCCGAAGAACGCCGCGCAGCCGATCAACGAAGACGCTTTGATGACCGGCGCGCTGGAGCCGACCAATGAATGGTACGCTTTGGCCAAGATCGCCGGTGTCAAACTGTGCCAGGCCTACCGCAAGCAGTATGGCTGCGACTTCATCTCCGCGATGCCCACGAATCTTTATGGGCCGGGCGACAATTTCGATCTCGATAGCAGTCACGTGCTGCCGGCCCTCCTCCGCAAGGCGCACATCGCCAAGCAGAACAGGGATGCGGCTCTTACCCTTTGGGGCAGCGGGGCGTCGAGACGAGAGTTCCTGCATGTGGATGATTGTGCCGACGCGCTGGTCTTGCTGCTGAAGAGCTATAGTGTAGCTGAGCCAGTCAATGTCGGATCGGGCGAAGATCTTTCGATCTTGGAACTGGCAAGACTTGTGTCCGAGGTCGTTGGCTACCGTGGTGCGATCGTCCACGATCTTTCCAAACCTGATGGCACACCGCGAAAGCTCCTCGATATCCAGAAGCTGCTGAGTATGGGATGGACGCCCAGCATCACTCTTCGCGAAGGCATAGAAGCGACGTATCGCTGGTTCTGCGACAGCCACCCTGAGGTGCGTGCCGCATGA
- the gmd gene encoding GDP-mannose 4,6-dehydratase gives MGNNRVALITGATGQDGAYLAQLLLNKGYTVHGVKRRSSSFNTGRIEHIYQDRHEHNQQFVLHYGDLTDTANMIRLVQETQPDEVYNLAAQSHVQVSFETPEYTANVDGIGTLRLLEAIRILGMTEKSRFYQASTSELFGLAQEVPQRETTPFYPRSPYAAAKLYAYWMTVNYREAYGMHASNGILFNHESPLRGETFVTRKITRAVAAIHRRQQEKLYLGNLDAKRDWGHAREYVEGMWRMLQQDKPDDYVLATGETTSVRDFARWAFEDVGIDLEWRGEGAEEQGFDARTGRCLVEVDPRYFRPTEVDMILGDASKAREKLGWSHSTSARSLAAEMVQEDLRLMDAA, from the coding sequence TTGGGGAACAATCGGGTTGCACTAATTACCGGCGCTACGGGTCAAGATGGCGCTTATTTGGCGCAGCTCTTGCTGAACAAAGGCTATACCGTACATGGGGTAAAACGCCGGTCTTCTTCGTTCAACACCGGCCGCATCGAACACATCTACCAGGATCGCCACGAACACAATCAGCAGTTCGTGCTGCACTATGGTGACCTGACCGATACCGCCAACATGATCCGCCTGGTTCAGGAAACGCAGCCTGACGAGGTTTACAACCTGGCCGCCCAGAGCCATGTGCAGGTGAGTTTTGAAACGCCTGAATATACCGCCAATGTAGACGGTATCGGCACGCTCCGTTTGTTGGAGGCGATCCGCATTTTGGGCATGACGGAGAAGTCGCGCTTCTACCAGGCGTCGACGTCGGAGCTGTTCGGGCTCGCCCAAGAGGTGCCGCAGAGGGAAACAACGCCGTTTTATCCGCGCTCGCCCTATGCGGCGGCCAAGCTCTACGCTTATTGGATGACGGTGAACTATCGCGAAGCCTACGGAATGCACGCGTCCAACGGCATCCTGTTCAATCACGAAAGTCCGCTGCGGGGCGAGACCTTCGTGACACGCAAGATCACGCGTGCGGTTGCCGCTATTCATCGAAGGCAGCAGGAAAAACTCTATCTCGGCAATTTGGACGCCAAGCGCGACTGGGGGCATGCTCGCGAATATGTCGAAGGCATGTGGCGCATGCTGCAGCAGGACAAGCCCGACGACTATGTTCTGGCCACTGGCGAGACGACGTCCGTACGCGACTTTGCGCGCTGGGCCTTCGAGGATGTCGGCATTGACCTCGAATGGCGGGGCGAAGGCGCCGAGGAGCAAGGGTTCGATGCTCGGACCGGACGGTGCCTTGTGGAGGTCGATCCGCGTTACTTCCGGCCCACGGAAGTGGACATGATCCTGGGTGATGCCAGCAAAGCGCGCGAGAAGCTTGGGTGGTCACATTCCACCAGTGCCCGGAGCCTTGCCGCGGAAATGGTGCAAGAGGACTTGCGGCTGATGGATGCCGCATGA
- a CDS encoding lipopolysaccharide biosynthesis protein gives MTSAVARRIVQGTVANLLGKLWVVGLQLLMLPVLTWSWGADGYGSWLILTTIPTYLALSDAGLGTVAAVDLTRKVVSGDGEGALEVVQSLWALMTTVSFGLALLLLGGSAVAVLHGWFVGSGLSPEALLATIFFITAYALVVVQMLVLNVVYRATNKYALGTLLMDIATPVEGVVVMSFAWLGRDIATAAFAMLTVRALFAGLYVVRLRQAEPWCVLGFRHARWSTVRRLFGPSAAAFSLVGANAVVLQGMVLVLGANGGPVVAGAFAASRMISRVPLQLANLLSRASVPELTRAEASGDWVTSGRLLTLNVASALALCLPSALMLCAFGPQLLRWMSNDALAVDTMVFAWLAASAVAGALWTSASSRLVASNELGRFSFWYLAACLAATGWVLFSGTADLRLAAIALLGAELVGLASVSITVFAPRFVAEHEGLPR, from the coding sequence ATGACGAGCGCCGTGGCCCGCAGGATCGTGCAGGGGACCGTTGCCAACCTGCTCGGAAAGCTCTGGGTGGTGGGTCTGCAGTTGTTGATGCTGCCGGTGCTGACTTGGTCTTGGGGCGCCGATGGATATGGCTCCTGGCTTATCCTCACCACGATACCGACCTATCTGGCACTCAGCGACGCAGGTCTTGGCACGGTTGCGGCCGTGGACCTCACCCGTAAGGTCGTGAGCGGCGATGGCGAAGGGGCACTTGAGGTGGTGCAGAGCCTTTGGGCGCTGATGACCACGGTGTCGTTCGGCTTAGCGCTTCTGCTCTTGGGCGGAAGCGCTGTGGCAGTGCTTCATGGCTGGTTCGTGGGGTCAGGGCTGAGCCCGGAAGCGCTGCTCGCAACGATCTTCTTCATCACAGCCTACGCGCTCGTCGTTGTGCAGATGCTGGTGCTGAACGTGGTTTATCGGGCAACGAACAAGTACGCGCTTGGAACTCTTCTGATGGACATCGCGACCCCTGTCGAGGGCGTGGTGGTCATGAGTTTCGCCTGGCTGGGGCGGGACATCGCGACTGCGGCGTTCGCGATGCTCACCGTCCGTGCGCTTTTTGCAGGGCTTTACGTCGTGCGGCTCCGGCAAGCCGAACCGTGGTGTGTTCTTGGGTTCCGCCATGCGCGGTGGTCAACGGTTCGCCGGCTGTTCGGACCGTCTGCTGCGGCCTTCTCGCTGGTCGGCGCAAATGCCGTTGTTCTGCAGGGCATGGTCTTGGTGCTTGGCGCCAACGGCGGTCCAGTGGTCGCCGGTGCCTTCGCCGCAAGCCGGATGATCAGCCGCGTTCCCCTGCAGCTCGCCAATCTTCTTAGTCGCGCCAGCGTGCCGGAACTAACCCGGGCGGAGGCGAGCGGTGACTGGGTAACGAGCGGCCGGTTGCTGACCCTAAACGTCGCGTCCGCTCTGGCCCTGTGCTTGCCATCTGCTCTCATGCTGTGTGCCTTTGGACCGCAGCTGCTCCGCTGGATGTCAAACGATGCGCTCGCCGTCGACACCATGGTGTTCGCGTGGCTGGCGGCCAGTGCCGTTGCTGGTGCGCTCTGGACTTCGGCGAGCAGCCGGCTGGTCGCAAGCAATGAACTGGGCCGGTTTTCCTTCTGGTATCTTGCCGCTTGCCTTGCCGCCACAGGATGGGTGCTCTTTAGCGGCACAGCAGATCTCCGGCTTGCCGCCATTGCTCTGCTGGGGGCGGAACTTGTGGGGCTTGCTTCCGTCTCGATAACAGTTTTCGCGCCGCGCTTCGTCGCAGAGCATGAGGGTTTGCCACGTTGA
- a CDS encoding O-antigen ligase family protein — protein MGAKVLIALLFMSRAKVSSTAVAILSVLLAMTLIGASVDAVNGQFSGVSTLRYLAFSLSLMLTICFVAPETVRAYCRYLVAVPLLVAAFHVVLAQAGALPSNGSRVFYVGGGHPNLGGEISAAAALAAAVAFTARWALPVLAVFFYSAMLMQARAALIVIVLIGAVVVVRAMVEGLPKGWLALLLLQMPLIAVILLISNWDFMASALDAVLLIDDPSRGVASGATGRYEHWKMGWDLFSQSPVLGTGLSVFETGETESPHNAFLFGLSQHGLASLGFWAVVGRAFLRSATRDPYFAATALSFAVLLTLNDRFINLNQYPFCFFALILIMGASVLRAPVSAVQTRLVQA, from the coding sequence TTGGGCGCCAAGGTGCTGATCGCCTTGTTGTTCATGTCGCGGGCGAAGGTCAGTTCCACCGCTGTGGCAATTCTTTCGGTTCTGTTGGCAATGACGCTGATCGGCGCCTCTGTCGATGCCGTCAATGGCCAGTTTTCCGGTGTTTCCACGCTGCGTTACCTCGCTTTCAGCCTATCGCTGATGTTGACAATCTGCTTCGTCGCGCCTGAGACCGTGAGAGCCTATTGCCGCTACTTGGTCGCCGTGCCGCTGCTCGTTGCAGCATTCCACGTCGTTCTTGCCCAAGCTGGTGCTTTGCCGAGCAATGGAAGCCGGGTGTTCTATGTCGGAGGAGGGCACCCCAATCTTGGAGGCGAAATATCAGCGGCCGCAGCACTGGCCGCGGCGGTGGCGTTCACGGCCCGTTGGGCGCTGCCGGTCCTCGCGGTATTTTTCTACAGCGCCATGCTGATGCAGGCCCGTGCCGCCCTGATCGTCATTGTCCTGATCGGCGCCGTCGTGGTCGTTCGGGCAATGGTCGAGGGCCTGCCGAAGGGCTGGTTGGCTTTGTTGTTGCTGCAAATGCCGCTGATTGCCGTGATCCTGTTGATCTCCAATTGGGATTTCATGGCAAGTGCGCTCGATGCGGTGTTGCTGATCGATGATCCAAGCCGCGGCGTCGCCTCCGGTGCCACCGGACGTTACGAGCACTGGAAAATGGGCTGGGACCTGTTCTCGCAATCGCCAGTCCTGGGCACCGGTTTATCGGTGTTCGAAACAGGCGAGACCGAGAGTCCGCACAATGCATTTCTGTTCGGGCTCAGCCAGCATGGATTAGCGTCACTGGGCTTTTGGGCGGTCGTCGGGCGTGCGTTCCTGCGCAGCGCGACGCGCGATCCGTATTTCGCCGCGACGGCGCTGAGCTTTGCGGTGCTGCTTACGCTCAACGACCGGTTCATCAACCTCAACCAGTACCCATTCTGCTTTTTCGCACTGATCCTGATTATGGGCGCGAGCGTCTTAAGAGCGCCGGTTAGTGCGGTGCAGACGAGACTGGTGCAGGCATGA
- a CDS encoding glycosyltransferase family 4 protein — MTGGHAAGGWELHLWQPELSPHLLPLYRALRNRREVQSATFIYDRKLDVAREKLGWSVELEPQDRLVHPRSESQVEELVAGSRADSVHIFGGMHWVPSIVHGLRMCIKHKRRFGLMHEPRVLEGWKGKLRLAHSWASEGDLRKHAGFVLAVGRHGPGWFWLTGFRRDRIFDFAYFLPAPVAQRRSRAAVPQIGFVGRLEREKGFHLFLSATEHMKTVADVHVFGAGTLAALARQRLNGLGEWGHFHGPVPMREVAGWLEELDVLVLPSITTNDGWGAVISEALMAGTAVVCSDRVGASMCIAEPGLGEVVRGMSPQGLAAAIDKVLSSDLGEASRQRRRDWALPRLSQEGGADYLLRILDHVYSGGRRPESFVA, encoded by the coding sequence ATGACGGGTGGGCACGCAGCAGGCGGGTGGGAGCTCCACCTCTGGCAGCCCGAGCTGTCGCCGCATCTTCTGCCGCTTTACCGCGCGCTTCGGAATCGGAGGGAGGTGCAGTCCGCAACCTTCATCTACGATCGGAAGCTGGATGTGGCGCGAGAAAAGCTTGGTTGGAGCGTCGAACTCGAGCCGCAAGACCGGCTGGTTCATCCCCGAAGCGAAAGCCAGGTGGAAGAGCTGGTAGCCGGTTCGCGTGCCGACAGCGTGCATATCTTCGGCGGCATGCACTGGGTGCCCAGCATCGTTCATGGGCTGCGGATGTGCATTAAGCACAAGCGGCGCTTCGGGTTGATGCACGAGCCGCGTGTGCTCGAAGGCTGGAAGGGCAAGCTCCGGCTGGCGCATTCCTGGGCGAGCGAGGGCGACCTGCGCAAACATGCCGGATTCGTTCTCGCCGTGGGAAGGCATGGGCCGGGGTGGTTCTGGCTGACGGGCTTTCGCAGAGATCGCATCTTTGACTTCGCCTATTTCCTGCCCGCGCCGGTTGCGCAGCGGCGGTCTCGGGCGGCCGTGCCCCAGATCGGGTTTGTGGGACGGCTCGAACGCGAAAAAGGCTTTCATCTCTTTCTCAGTGCGACGGAGCACATGAAGACGGTTGCGGATGTGCATGTCTTTGGCGCGGGAACGCTGGCGGCGCTGGCGCGGCAGCGTCTGAATGGACTGGGTGAGTGGGGACATTTTCACGGTCCTGTTCCGATGCGCGAAGTGGCGGGGTGGTTGGAGGAGTTGGACGTGCTGGTTCTGCCCTCCATCACCACAAACGATGGGTGGGGTGCCGTGATCAGCGAGGCTCTCATGGCGGGAACGGCGGTGGTTTGTTCCGATCGCGTTGGCGCCTCGATGTGTATTGCCGAGCCGGGATTGGGCGAGGTCGTTCGCGGCATGTCGCCGCAAGGGCTGGCGGCAGCGATAGACAAGGTTCTGTCGAGCGACCTTGGCGAAGCGTCGCGGCAACGCCGGCGCGATTGGGCCCTGCCGCGGCTAAGCCAGGAGGGCGGCGCAGATTATCTGCTGCGCATACTCGATCATGTCTATAGCGGCGGCAGGCGGCCAGAGAGCTTCGTTGCATGA
- a CDS encoding putative colanic acid biosynthesis acetyltransferase produces the protein MMRGWRNLILRLFGARIHPSALVYGSVQVWYPPNLKMAAGSTLGPGVICYCMAQISIGRGAVVSQRSHLCGGTHDVDDPDFPLLALPITIGDGAWIAAEAFVGPGVTVGASAVLGARGVATKDLEPGGVYAGNPARLLRRRTVRGASQP, from the coding sequence ATGATGCGTGGCTGGCGCAATCTGATCCTGAGGCTTTTTGGTGCGCGCATCCATCCCAGCGCCCTTGTCTATGGCAGTGTGCAGGTCTGGTATCCGCCCAACCTCAAGATGGCGGCGGGGAGCACGCTTGGGCCCGGCGTGATCTGCTATTGCATGGCGCAAATAAGCATCGGTCGAGGTGCGGTGGTGTCGCAGCGCAGCCATCTGTGTGGCGGGACGCATGATGTAGATGACCCGGACTTCCCCCTGCTGGCGCTGCCGATCACGATTGGCGACGGCGCTTGGATCGCGGCAGAGGCATTTGTCGGGCCGGGCGTCACTGTCGGGGCAAGCGCGGTCCTGGGCGCGCGCGGGGTTGCGACGAAAGATCTAGAACCAGGCGGGGTTTATGCTGGCAACCCCGCAAGATTACTTCGGAGGCGCACCGTTCGCGGAGCATCGCAGCCATGA
- a CDS encoding glycosyltransferase family 2 protein, with amino-acid sequence MTTSITVIILTLNEAVHIARAIESVQSFATSIHVVDSGSTDDTTSIAAEMGATIVRHPFTNYAQQFQRALDTLTITEDWILRLDADEIVEPDLARRIAEKLRDVPLEVTGITFHAKTIFMGRWIRHGGRYPLTLLRLFRRGRGRIEQRWMDEHIVVDTGRVMHFAGGFANHELKDLSAFTDKHNRYATREAADVLLTKYRLGPDDRSIDRGGTSRQARLKRWIKERLYNRLPFAVSSTGYFFLRYLVQGGFLDGKEGLIYHFLQGYWYRFLVGAKVTEFERALADCTDAPGRLARLRKVTRLDL; translated from the coding sequence ATGACGACGTCGATTACGGTGATCATTCTAACCCTGAACGAGGCTGTGCATATCGCTCGAGCGATAGAAAGCGTTCAGTCCTTTGCCACCTCGATCCATGTGGTGGATTCAGGCTCCACAGACGACACGACAAGTATTGCTGCCGAGATGGGAGCAACGATCGTTCGACATCCTTTCACCAATTACGCTCAGCAATTCCAGCGGGCCCTGGACACGCTTACCATCACGGAAGACTGGATCCTTCGTCTTGACGCCGATGAGATCGTCGAACCTGATCTTGCAAGGCGCATCGCCGAGAAATTGCGCGATGTGCCTCTTGAGGTTACCGGCATCACGTTCCACGCGAAAACTATCTTCATGGGCCGCTGGATCCGGCATGGAGGCCGCTATCCGCTAACCCTGTTGCGGCTTTTTCGCCGCGGACGTGGACGGATCGAACAGCGCTGGATGGATGAACACATCGTGGTGGACACTGGCCGCGTCATGCATTTTGCCGGCGGCTTCGCCAATCATGAGCTCAAGGACCTCAGCGCCTTCACGGACAAGCACAACCGCTACGCCACGCGTGAGGCAGCTGACGTGCTGCTTACGAAATATCGGCTTGGGCCGGATGACAGGAGCATCGATCGGGGCGGCACGTCACGGCAAGCCCGGCTCAAGCGCTGGATCAAGGAGCGGCTCTATAATCGCCTGCCGTTTGCCGTTTCCTCCACCGGATACTTCTTCTTGCGCTATCTTGTGCAAGGTGGGTTCCTCGATGGCAAGGAAGGGCTGATCTACCATTTTCTGCAGGGCTACTGGTACCGCTTCCTTGTGGGTGCCAAGGTCACCGAGTTCGAGCGCGCCTTAGCGGATTGCACAGACGCGCCGGGCCGGCTGGCGCGTCTGCGGAAGGTGACGAGACTGGATCTTTAG
- a CDS encoding WcaI family glycosyltransferase codes for MRILVHGLNYAPEQVGIAVYTTGMAEALARMGHEVRVVSGQPYYPQWRVMAGHKPWAFSRCTSAGVEVVRVPHYIPRRPTGARRVLHHLSFAVSSFWPLAWHGLVWRPDVVIAIAPSLIGAPVARLTAALAGARSWLHLQDFELEAAVATGVLRTRRWISHLASRFEQGVLRSFDTVSTISPQMCKRLIAKGVAAERVTEFRNWADADVRPLSYLPKVRAEWEISTPHVALYSGNIANKQGIEIVVEAARLLRHRRDLTFVVCGEGPKRVEIEALAGGLENLRFHDLVRKERLNELLALASVHLLPQRAEAADLVLPSKLTNMLASGRPVVATAAAGTGLAHEVEGCGLVTSPGDAAAFAAAIERLVDDRALHSEMSAAARTRAITRWSEQAILAEFETRLTEGRLDAAELVR; via the coding sequence ATGAGGATACTGGTGCATGGGCTCAACTATGCGCCGGAGCAGGTTGGCATTGCCGTTTATACGACTGGCATGGCTGAGGCGCTGGCACGCATGGGTCACGAGGTTCGGGTCGTGTCCGGACAACCTTATTATCCCCAGTGGCGGGTCATGGCTGGGCACAAACCCTGGGCTTTCTCCCGCTGTACAAGTGCGGGCGTAGAGGTTGTGCGCGTACCGCACTACATTCCGCGACGGCCCACAGGCGCCCGCCGCGTGCTGCATCATCTAAGCTTTGCAGTGAGCAGTTTCTGGCCCTTGGCTTGGCACGGTCTCGTCTGGCGGCCGGACGTGGTGATTGCCATTGCGCCATCGTTGATCGGCGCACCGGTGGCGCGGTTGACCGCTGCTTTGGCGGGAGCGCGATCGTGGTTGCACCTTCAGGACTTCGAGCTGGAGGCAGCAGTTGCGACAGGGGTTCTTCGGACGCGTCGCTGGATCAGCCACTTGGCAAGCCGCTTCGAGCAGGGGGTGCTGCGAAGCTTTGACACGGTCAGTACGATCTCGCCGCAGATGTGCAAGAGGCTAATCGCGAAGGGCGTTGCTGCAGAACGGGTGACGGAGTTCCGAAATTGGGCCGATGCGGACGTTCGTCCCTTGTCCTATTTGCCCAAGGTTCGCGCCGAATGGGAAATTTCGACGCCTCACGTGGCGCTTTACTCGGGCAATATCGCGAACAAACAGGGGATCGAGATCGTCGTTGAAGCAGCGCGGCTGCTGCGACATCGCCGTGATTTGACTTTTGTGGTGTGTGGGGAGGGACCCAAGAGGGTAGAAATCGAAGCGCTTGCCGGTGGACTCGAGAATCTCCGGTTTCATGACCTCGTGCGTAAAGAGCGGCTGAACGAACTCCTGGCTTTGGCGAGCGTCCATCTCCTGCCGCAGCGGGCTGAAGCTGCCGATCTGGTCTTGCCCTCCAAGCTCACGAATATGCTGGCGTCTGGCCGCCCGGTGGTGGCCACGGCGGCGGCGGGTACGGGGTTGGCTCATGAGGTCGAAGGATGCGGGCTGGTGACGTCACCCGGCGACGCGGCGGCTTTTGCAGCGGCAATCGAGAGGCTCGTCGATGACCGCGCATTGCATTCCGAAATGTCGGCGGCGGCACGGACCCGGGCCATAACGCGATGGAGCGAGCAAGCCATCCTTGCTGAGTTCGAGACCAGGCTGACCGAGGGCCGACTGGACGCTGCAGAGCTTGTGCGATGA